AATCGGCAGGCTCGTCAAAGCCCACCAGGTGGACGCCGCCTGGCGAAGCGCGAAGGGCCTGCCGCGCCGACAACGCGGGTGTGCAGGCCCACCCAGGATCCCAGCGGCTTAGACGATGACTTCGTATCCCTCGACCATCAAAGGTGGGTGACGGTCGCGACGTCCATTAGAGGGAGAGAGACGGCGCGCTACGGATTGGGCGGCGGCGCCGGGCAGACGCTGCGGTACCGGATGTCCACCACCTGGCCGCTGGTGGGAATCGCGCTCGCAGCGAACACCACCGAGTTCTTCGCGGCGTCGTAGGTCCACTTGGTGCGGTCCACGAGCTGCCCGGCCACGCGCACTGTCATCTCGTCGGTGCTCTGCGGCACCTGGGTGAGCGGGAAGTCCGCCTGCGGGCCGCCCGCGCGCTTCACGATGCCGTCCAGGAAGCTGCCGTAGTCGCCCACGCAGATGCTCTCCACCGCGCCGTTGGTGCGCTTGGCCACGTCGCTGAAGCGCGGCGCGCTGCCGCCCGCCGTGGTGCAGCGGCCGTCCGTGGGAATGAGCGCGTACACCGCGCTGCGGTGGCTCGAGCCCGTGCCCTTGAGGCTCTGGATGAACTGCACGTAGCTCTCGGTGCTGAAGCCCGAGTGGTCGTCCTCGTCCGCGAGCACCACCACGGCGGCGCGGGCCGCGGCGCGCAGGAAGTTCGCGTTGCCGTCGTTGGGCTGCGGGGTGCGCACGTCGTCCGCGCTGTCGATGAGCGGGCTGCTGAGCGCCTGGCGCATCGTCTCGAGGCCCTGCACCAGGTTGTGGCAGAGGCCCACGTCCAGGTTCTGCTGCAGCACCGTGGCCGCGTTCGCGTTGGTGCTGGAGAGGATGCGCGCGCGGCTGTTGTCCACGGGGAAGAGCCGGCCCGCCTCGCCGCCGTTCGCGCCGCCCGGGCAGGTGGTGCCGCGCTGCACGAGGCCGGTGGTGGTGACGCCCACGCGCACGTCCACGTTCGCTGCCCGCGCGCGCTCGAGCCACCCGGGCACCGCGGCCTTCAGCTTCGCCTGGGCGCTGTCCATGGTCGTCGTGTTGCTCACCACGAAGAGCACGTCGAGCTGGCTGTCGGTGCCCTGGGTGAAGCGGTCCATCTGGATGCCCTCGTGGTTCGTCTCGGCGAGCAGGGGCACCATGCGCGGCACCGGCTCCGCCTCCACCGGCAGGTAGAAGGGGCTGAAGTGCTGGCCCAGCTTGTTGCGCGCGTAGGCGAACTCGAGCTCGTAGCCCTCACCCGGCTGCAGGGTGCGCAGGCCGGCCGGAGGGGTGAGCAGGCTGAACTGGTCGCTGGTGCCCGCGCCGATGGTGCCGTCGTCCACCGTGACGGGGTAGGGGCAGGCGTTGGTGATGAGGGTGCGGCGCGGCTGCGGCTGGCAGTCGTAGCGCACGGGCCCGAAGTCGACGAAGGCCGGGGTCGCGATGATGCAGCTCGCCTGCGCCACCGCGCGCAGCGGCAATACGACACGCGGCTGGGTGGGGTTGTTCACCGTGAGCTCCAGCTCACCCTCGAAGGTGCCGGCCACCTGGGACTTGAAGGCGATCATCGCGCTGAAGCCCGTGTCGTACGGGGCCACGATGCCCGCGAGCCGCCCGCCCGGCATGGTGAAGACGCCGCCCGCGTCGTTGGAGATGTGGATGTCCTTGATGGCGCAGGTCTCGGGGCCGGTGTTGTGGAAGTAGAAGCCCAGCACCGCGCCGCGGCCGGGCGGCAGGTTGCCGAAGTCGATGCGCGGCTGCGGCAGCAGCGAGTAGGTGCAGGGACCCGTGGCGGTCGCGCGGCCGGTGAGCGTGATGGTGCGCTCGGGGTTGAAGGGGTCGTCCGAGACGAGGATGAGCGTGGCCTCGAAGGAGCCCGCGGCCGTGGGCTCGAAGTACACGCGCAGGTCCAGCGCGTCCGTGCCCGGGGCGATCTCGATGCCGCCGGTCTGGAGGTCCGGCCAGGTGCCGCCCGCCCACGGGTAGCTCGTCTTCCCGCGCGCCGGCGGGTCCACGCTGAAGTGCGCGATGCCGCCCGTGGCGCGCACGCCCTTGAACACGAGGTTGCCGTTGCTGCCGGCGTTGGTGATGCGCAGCAGCTTGCCCACCTTGCCGCCCGCGGGCAGCTCGCCGAAGTCCAGGCTCACCGGCGCCACCGCGAGCGTGGGCCGGCCGCCCGTGGCGTCCAGCAGCACCTCCGCCTGGCGCGGCTTGTCCGAGGCGTAGTTCACGGTGAGGGTGCCGGTGGAGGGACCCGAGTAGCGGGCGGCGAACTCCATCTGCACCTCCACCTCGCCGCCCGGGGGCACGGCCTGGCCACCCACCGCGGTGAGCGGGGTGAAGGCGCGGTCGCTGGTGGCGAGCTTGGTGAGGCTCACCGGGCGCCAGGTGATGTTGCGCGCGCGGGTGTGCGACTGGGTCACCTCGTGCACCGGAATCTGCTCGAAGGGCACGGGCGCGGGCACGAACTCGAAGGCGCTCGCCACGCTCTTGCCCTGCAGGCGCGCGGAGGTGGGGGTGCAGTCGTCACAGCTGCGCGCCTCGAGCCGCGCCGCCATGCTGCCGGTGTCGCGCGGGAAGAAGCGGGTCTGCACCTGCACGCTGCCATTGGGCGGCACGGTGACGGTGTCCGCGTCGAAGGGGTCCGCCTGGTCGCCGGCCACCTTGAGGGTGACGGGCAGGTCCACCGGGTTGGTCACGGTGACGGTGAGGGTGCGGTCGCTGTCCACCTCGAGCGTCTCGTAGTCCACCACCTCGGGGTCGAACTTGATGCGGGTGGGGGTGCCCAGGCCCTTGAGGCGCACCGGCAGCTGCCGGCCGCTCACGGCGCTGGTGGTGACCTGCACCTTCTCGGCGAGCTCCCCCTCCTTGAGCGGGTGGAAGCGCACCTTCACCACCTTGGACTTGCCGGGCTCCACCTTGCTCGCGCCGTCCATCAGCTCGGCGACGAAGGAGGGGTTGCCCGAGAGCTGCAGCACCTCCTCCGCGCGGAAGGCGACGAAGCCCACGTTGCGCACGTGGATGTCCAGCTCGCGCCACTCGCCCACGGGGACCTCGCCGAAGTCCAGCTCCGACTCGTCCACCGCCGCCGTCGGCTCCACCGAGCGGATGTCGTCGGGCTCGTGGCAGGCGCTCAGCGCGCCCACCAGCATCACCAGTCCGAAGAGACACCCCCTGCCCAGCCCCATCCTCATCGTCCGCTCTCCCGCCCGCCTGCCTGCCCGTACCGGTTCGTCCCGAGGGCGCACGCGTCACCGGCGCGCACACCGCTCGACCCCGCCCTCCCTAATCAAACGCCGTACCAGCGCCCCGGCGCCGTTTTCCGGTCCGAACTTCAAGGGGTTGGCTGGGCTTCGCTGGGGAAATCCCTGCACGTGGAAGCGCCTTGCCCTGGAGGGGGAAAGCGCGTTCCACACCTTTTTGCGGTCAGGGCTCTGGAGGGCCTGAAGGGATCAGGAAGGCCTCGAGCGCGCGGGCCACCTCGGCAGGTGCGTCCAGGTGGACGTGGTGCCCACCTGGGATCACCCGCGGGGCCTCCACGCGCAGCGCGGCGAGGCGCGCGCGGGCCACCGCATCCTGCGCGGGGTCCGGCACCAGGCCGTGGGTCGCGCGGATGACGAGCGCCGGGGCCTGCACCGCGCGCAGCACCGCGAGCCACTGCGCGTCGCCGCCCTCTGCGTCCTCGGCGTTGAGCCCCTGGCCGAAGTGGCGGCGGTGGCGCGGATCGAAGCGGAAGCCCACGCCGCCCCCGGGCAGCGGCGCGGTGCCGTGGCGCGCGAGCAGCAGCGCGGCCTCCGGCGACAGCGTGGGGTTGCTCTGGCGCAGGCGCTCGGCGGCCGCCTCCACGGAGGGGTAGGGCTTCTGGTGCGGCGCGCGCGCGAGGTCCTCGAGGAAGCTGCGCAGCCGCCCCACCGTGCTGCCGGGGCGGCCGAGCGAGGGGCCCAGGCTCTCGAGCAGCACGAGCCGGTTCACGCGCTCGGGCCGGGCTGCGGCGTACATCGCCGCCACCAGCCCGCCGAGGGAGTGGCCCACGAGGTGGACCTGCGCGAGCCCCACGCCCGAGAGCGCGGCCTCCACGTCGTGCAGGTAGTCGCTGAAGTGGTAGTGCGCGCCGGCGGGCAGGTGGGCGCTCTCGCCCATGCCTCGGAAGTCCAGCAGCACCAGGTGCCAGCGGGGGGGGAGCGCCTCGATCAGGGGATCGAAGCCGTGCCCGTGGTCGAGCCAGCCGTGCAGCAGCAGCACGGCCGGCCCCGTGCCCGGGCGCTCGCGCACGTGAAGCCGCAGCCCCTCGGCATCCACGCGGCGCGTCAGCACGGGACTAGGAGCGGGCTGCGGGGGGCGTGGCGGGAGCGCCGAGATCGGTGCGACCCAGCACCAACGCGAGCTGGCGCGCCTGGCCCTCGGAGGCGCAGCGGTACTCCTGCACCTTGCCGTTGCTCTTCTCGACGCGGATCACCCACACGTCGTCTTCCTTCGTGATCACCGGACGGCCATCGGACATGACGTGTCTCCCCGCGGGTGGCGCGGACGCTCTCCGCACCCACACGCGTTGGGGTCCAGCCTAACCCGGATACCTGCCCACAGCGAAATCATGACTTTCCGCCGAGAGTGGACAGGCACCGGGAGGGTTCAGGGCTCCGGCCACTCCCAGGCCGAGCGGTAGCCGCCCTCCTCCTGGATGCCCTCGATGAGCGCGGAGAAGAAGGGGTGGGCGCTCAGGGTGGCGGAGTCTCCCACCAGGAAGAGGTGGCGGCGGGGGCGGGTGAGGGCGACGTTGACGCGGCGCAGGTCCGTGAGGAAGCCGAGCGACTGGTCCGGGTTGCTGCGCACCAGGCTCACCAGCACCGCGTCCTTCTCGCGGCCCTGGAAGGCGTCCACCGTGTCCACCTCTACCTCTTGCGCGCCCTCTCCGAGCTGCGCGACCTGCTCGCGCAGCCGCTGGGCCTGCGCGCGGTAGGGGGTGATGACGGCGAGCTCGCGCGGGGAGAGGCCCGCCTGCAGGAGCTCCTTCACGCGCGCGAGCACGAGCGCCCCCT
This genomic interval from Aggregicoccus sp. 17bor-14 contains the following:
- a CDS encoding choice-of-anchor D domain-containing protein — its product is MRMGLGRGCLFGLVMLVGALSACHEPDDIRSVEPTAAVDESELDFGEVPVGEWRELDIHVRNVGFVAFRAEEVLQLSGNPSFVAELMDGASKVEPGKSKVVKVRFHPLKEGELAEKVQVTTSAVSGRQLPVRLKGLGTPTRIKFDPEVVDYETLEVDSDRTLTVTVTNPVDLPVTLKVAGDQADPFDADTVTVPPNGSVQVQTRFFPRDTGSMAARLEARSCDDCTPTSARLQGKSVASAFEFVPAPVPFEQIPVHEVTQSHTRARNITWRPVSLTKLATSDRAFTPLTAVGGQAVPPGGEVEVQMEFAARYSGPSTGTLTVNYASDKPRQAEVLLDATGGRPTLAVAPVSLDFGELPAGGKVGKLLRITNAGSNGNLVFKGVRATGGIAHFSVDPPARGKTSYPWAGGTWPDLQTGGIEIAPGTDALDLRVYFEPTAAGSFEATLILVSDDPFNPERTITLTGRATATGPCTYSLLPQPRIDFGNLPPGRGAVLGFYFHNTGPETCAIKDIHISNDAGGVFTMPGGRLAGIVAPYDTGFSAMIAFKSQVAGTFEGELELTVNNPTQPRVVLPLRAVAQASCIIATPAFVDFGPVRYDCQPQPRRTLITNACPYPVTVDDGTIGAGTSDQFSLLTPPAGLRTLQPGEGYELEFAYARNKLGQHFSPFYLPVEAEPVPRMVPLLAETNHEGIQMDRFTQGTDSQLDVLFVVSNTTTMDSAQAKLKAAVPGWLERARAANVDVRVGVTTTGLVQRGTTCPGGANGGEAGRLFPVDNSRARILSSTNANAATVLQQNLDVGLCHNLVQGLETMRQALSSPLIDSADDVRTPQPNDGNANFLRAAARAAVVVLADEDDHSGFSTESYVQFIQSLKGTGSSHRSAVYALIPTDGRCTTAGGSAPRFSDVAKRTNGAVESICVGDYGSFLDGIVKRAGGPQADFPLTQVPQSTDEMTVRVAGQLVDRTKWTYDAAKNSVVFAASAIPTSGQVVDIRYRSVCPAPPPNP
- a CDS encoding alpha/beta hydrolase, producing MLTRRVDAEGLRLHVRERPGTGPAVLLLHGWLDHGHGFDPLIEALPPRWHLVLLDFRGMGESAHLPAGAHYHFSDYLHDVEAALSGVGLAQVHLVGHSLGGLVAAMYAAARPERVNRLVLLESLGPSLGRPGSTVGRLRSFLEDLARAPHQKPYPSVEAAAERLRQSNPTLSPEAALLLARHGTAPLPGGGVGFRFDPRHRRHFGQGLNAEDAEGGDAQWLAVLRAVQAPALVIRATHGLVPDPAQDAVARARLAALRVEAPRVIPGGHHVHLDAPAEVARALEAFLIPSGPPEP